From the genome of Candidatus Palauibacter scopulicola:
TCGGTCGCCGTGAAGAAAGTGCCCCCGCCAATCAGTTCGCCCCAGTACTTGCGCTCGTAGAATCCGCCGACCTCCAGCCGGCGCGGCCGCGTCGCGGTGGCCACGATGGGCTCCATCTCCACCGGATCCGGTACCATGCCGACCTCGACCTCCGTGGTGATGCCGCGCGATACCGACACCACATGAGAGAGAGGAGCATACCCAAGGTGCCGAACGGCGAGTTCGTGGACCCCGACCGGAACCCCGCTCAGTACGAAGCTCCCCCGCCGGTTGGTCTCCGTCGCGGCCGTACCGCCCACCACGGCGACTGTGGCCGCTACGACAGGCCTCTCCGTTCGCGCATCTCGCACGTAACCGATCAAGCGTCCCGTCGTCGCCGACGCTATGAGTAATCTGAGTTCGACTTCACTTGCTGTTTCGGGAACAATGCCGACCACCGCCTCTTGGCTGGAGGCATCCCCGAACTCGGCCCAGATTGTGGCCTGCCGCGCGTCGCGCGGCGCACAGAGCACAAGGTCTCCAGCGGGCCCAACCCCCTGACGAACGGGCCGCCTCGCGCGATCTGCGTCGCTCCATTGAACGATAACCGTGGCGTTCGGAATCGGAATTGCGCCGGAATCGTCTACAACCACGATCTGGAGCATGCCTCGCCCGTCGCACTCCGGCCCTTGACCCGCCAGCCCCGAAACGCTCGCCCCAAGCGCAAGGGTCGCGAAAGTCCCGCCGCCCAACCGCAGCCGCTCCATATGCCGTGCTCGACCCACGTAACCGATGGTTCTTCCTCGCCCTGTCCGCGTTGCATCCGCCCGAAACTGATGCCTCCACCCTTGTTGATGGCGCCAATCGAAAAAACGTCACACGCGGGTTGGTCCGCCTACTGCAGGTCGGTCACGCTGGAGATGTCGTACCAGTCGACGCGACGTTCGGGGATGACGCCACCGGCGTCCCGTACGACGAGGACAGCGAGCGTGTCCCCGAGGACGTCCATCCCCACGACCTTGTCCGCCACCTGCAGCGTCAGCGCGTACTCGGGGCCGCGATCTGTGAGGCAAAACATGTCGATTTGGCTGAAAGCGACCATGTCGGCCCAGGCATTCCAGTGCGACACCGCCCAGAACCGCCGCCGGTCATCCATGACCCGGGCTCCATACCACACCTTCGGTCTCGCCCGGAGCTCCTCCTCGTTGACGACCGGTCTCCACGCCGCTGACCGGAGCAACCGTACTTCAGAAGCCACTTCCTCGTCCGTCGGGTATCGCTCGACATACGTGGGGGACTGCACGATCGCGGCTGGCTCCTCCGCGTCCCGGTCGGCGTACCAGACCAGGAACTCGCCGTGGCAGGTGACGAACATGAGGTCACCACTTCCATCCCCGTAGCCGAGCAGCAGCCGGGTGGTCCTCCACAAGGGTGTCGAGCAACTCGCCACATCCGCCTCGTGCGGGAACGCTCGTTCCCACTCGACGCGACCCGTCTCGACATCGATCTCCGCCTGCACGGTCGACCGGTCGCCGCTTGGGTCGCTCCTTCTGTACGAACCAGACACCGCCCCGTCCATCACTTGGTGGCGTCCGAACAGAAGCGGGCCCGGAAGCTCCCCCGTGGAAGTGCGGAACTCCCCCGATGCGGAGAA
Proteins encoded in this window:
- a CDS encoding carboxypeptidase-like regulatory domain-containing protein, with the protein product MLQIVVVDDSGAIPIPNATVIVQWSDADRARRPVRQGVGPAGDLVLCAPRDARQATIWAEFGDASSQEAVVGIVPETASEVELRLLIASATTGRLIGYVRDARTERPVVAATVAVVGGTAATETNRRGSFVLSGVPVGVHELAVRHLGYAPLSHVVSVSRGITTEVEVGMVPDPVEMEPIVATATRPRRLEVGGFYERKYWGELIGGGTFFTATDIERRGPVLISPMIADEPGIRLGNCRLRRSSCMLLNTRVASEFSPDGCPLSLYLDNTRVRGLGGRDGQTIDDLVRPHEIAGVEIYRSAASLPGEFGGSDSQCGIVAIWTK